Genomic segment of Paraburkholderia agricolaris:
CACGCGCTTCCCGTGTCTGGCACTCGCCGTGAAGGCGCTGGCCGAGGGCGGGTTGGCGAGCGCGGCCCTCAATGCCGCGAACGAAATCGCTGTTGAAGCGTTCCTGTCACGCCAGATCGGGTTCATGGCGATTGCTCAGGTGGTCGACGCCGTACTCAACGCTTTGCCGAACCGCAGCGCGCACGCGCTCGAGGACGTGATCGAGGCCGACGCCGCCGCGCGCCGTGCCGCCACCGACTTCATCGCGCGCCTGCCGGACGGCGCCCGTCGCACGGAACGCGCCGTCCAGTGAGGCGCCTATGAATCTGCTAATCGAACTGCTGGCCTTCGCGGTTGCGATTGGCGTGCTCGTGGTGGTCCACGAGTATGGGCATTACAGTGTGGCGCGTTTGTGCGGCGTCCAGGTGCTGCGTTTTTCGATCGGCTTCGGCAAGCCGCTGGTTCAATGGGTGAGCCAGAAGACGGGCACCGAATGGACGATTGCCGCGCTGCCGCTAGGCGGGTACGTCAAAATGCTCGACGAGCGCGAGACCGGCGGGGCGCCGATTCCGCCTGAAGCCTTGCCGCATGCGTTCAACCGCCAGTCGGTGTGGCGCCGTTTCGCGATTGTCGCGGCCGGCCCGATCGCGAACTTCCTGCTTGCCATCGTGCTGTTCGCCCTTGTGTTCGCCACTGGCGTGACCGAGCCGGCGGCCGTGGTTGCGACGCCTGCTCCGAATACCCCAGCGGCGCTGGCCGGTTTCGACGGCGGCGAAACCGTTGTCGCGGTGCGTACCGAGACCGCCGGCGAATCCGAGCGGGTGCGTTCATGGTCCGACCTGCGCTGGAAGCTGCTGGGCGCGGCATTCGATCACAAGCGGGTCGTGTTGAGCGCGAAAGACGCCCACGGCATCTCGGATTTTCAGCTGGATCTGCGCGGCATCACCGAGAAAGACGTCGACGACGACTTTATGTCGCGTCTCGGCTTCGAGCCGGGCGGTGGCAAGCTGACGGTCGCGGGCGTGCAGCCGGATAGCGCGGCGCAAAAAGCCGGCCTTGCGGTGGGTGACCGTCTGCGCGCGATCAACGGTGTGCCTACCGACAATGCCACGGCCTTCATCGCTTATGTAAAATCGCACGCCGGTGTACCTGTGACGCTGCAGGTGGAGCGCGGCGGGCCGGCGGCGGGCAAGCTGGAAGACGTTCGGATCGTCCCGCAGTCGCAGCGCGATGAGGCGACGGGGCAGCAGATCGGCCGTATCGGCGCGGAACTCGCGACTCAGGTGCCGTCGATCGACGTGCGTTACGGGCCGGTCGAAAGTCTGCAACTGGGCGCACGTCGTACCTGGGATCTGGCTGTTTATTCGGTGCGCATGTTCGGGCGAATGATCGTCGGCGAGGCATCGCTCAAGAATCTTTCCGGTCCCGTGACGATCGCCGATTACGCAGGAAAGAGCGCACGTCTAGGTCCTTCTGCATTCCTGTCGTTCCTTGCCCTTGTCAGTATTAGCCTCGGCGTACTGAACCTGTTACCAATTCCGGTATTGGACGGGGGTCATCTGTTATATTATTTGGTTGAAGCTGTAACCGGCAAAGTTGTCTCCGATCGCTGGCAACTCGTTTTTCAGAGGGCGGGTCTCGCCTGCATCGTCGCATTGTCGGCGATTGCGCTGTTCAACGATCTGGCTCGTTTAATCCATTTTTAAAGTGTCTGGCGGCGTTCACGATGGCGACCGCCCGACCTGATGCAGCTATACACACTGGGGAAGCACGTTGTTTAAACCTCATCGCTTTGTTCCAAAGACGGTTATAGCCGCGGCATTCGCCGCGCATGGGCTGGTTGCTCACGCAACGACGCCCTTCGTGGTGCAAGACATCCGGATCGAGGGGTTGCAACGCGTCGAACCCGGTACCGTGTTCGCGTACCTGCCCATCAAGCAAGGCGACACCTTTACCGACGACAAGGCTTCCGAAGCCATTCGCGCGCTATACGCCACGGGCTTCTTCAACGACGTCAAGATCGCGACCGAAGGCAATGTCGTCATCGTGCAGGTGCTGGAGCGTCCGGCCATCGGCACGATCGACTTCGCAGGCATTCACGAGTTCGACAAGGACAACCTGACCAAGGCGCTGCGCGCGGTCGGTTTGTCGCAAGGCCGTTACTACGACAAGGCACTCGTCGACAAGGCCGAGCAGGAGTTGAAGCGCCAGTATCTGACGCGCGGTTACTATGCCGCCGAAGTCACCACCACGATCACGCCGATCGACCGCAACCGCGTGTCGGTGCTGTTCTCGGTGGCTGAAGGTCCGAGCGCGAAGATCCGCCAGATCAACTTCATCGGCAATAAGGCGTTCAGCACGGGTACGCTGCGCGACGAAATGCAGCTGTCCACGCCGAACTGGTTCTCGTGGTACACGAAGAACGACCTGTACGCGAAAGACAAGCTCACCGGCGACCTCGAGAACGTCCGCTCGTATTACCTGAATCGCGGCTACCTCGAATTCAATATCGACTCGACCCAGGTGTCGATCTCGCCGGACAAGAAGGACATGTATCTGACGGTCACGCTGCATGAAGGCGAGCCGTACACGATCAACAGCATCAAGCTGGCCGGTAATCTGCTCGACCGCGAGCCGGAGCTGGCCAAGCTGATCAAGATCAAACCGGGTGACCGTTTCTCGGCTGAAAAGCTGCAAGCCACCACCAAGGCGATTGTCGACAAGCTGGGCCAGTATGGCTATGCGTTCGCCACCGTCAACGCGCAGCCGCAGATCGATCAGGAACACCACAAGGTCGACCTGACGCTGCAGGTGGATCCGAGCCGCCGCG
This window contains:
- the rseP gene encoding RIP metalloprotease RseP; its protein translation is MNLLIELLAFAVAIGVLVVVHEYGHYSVARLCGVQVLRFSIGFGKPLVQWVSQKTGTEWTIAALPLGGYVKMLDERETGGAPIPPEALPHAFNRQSVWRRFAIVAAGPIANFLLAIVLFALVFATGVTEPAAVVATPAPNTPAALAGFDGGETVVAVRTETAGESERVRSWSDLRWKLLGAAFDHKRVVLSAKDAHGISDFQLDLRGITEKDVDDDFMSRLGFEPGGGKLTVAGVQPDSAAQKAGLAVGDRLRAINGVPTDNATAFIAYVKSHAGVPVTLQVERGGPAAGKLEDVRIVPQSQRDEATGQQIGRIGAELATQVPSIDVRYGPVESLQLGARRTWDLAVYSVRMFGRMIVGEASLKNLSGPVTIADYAGKSARLGPSAFLSFLALVSISLGVLNLLPIPVLDGGHLLYYLVEAVTGKVVSDRWQLVFQRAGLACIVALSAIALFNDLARLIHF